A region of the Methanobrevibacter ruminantium M1 genome:
AGGGATGCTCATTAAAAGAACAAGGATTGTTGCAATGAGCACCCATGCAGTATCTCCTGCACTAAGTACTACCATATTATCATTTTCTCATATAATCAATTAAAAAACTATAAATTTAAATTTTAATATTTTTCTCATAAATCAATAAAAACTTAGAAATTTAAATTTTAAACTTTGTTTTAAGTAAATAAATATTTTTTATAATTTGTTCATTTTTTCTAAATTTCAATAATCTAGAATATACATTTTCAATTTCAATCTAAAAGATCATGAAAAGCAACTATTTTTCAGTTTTATTGAGATTAAATATTTGTGATTTATAAGTTAAATTTTAAGGATTAATTTATTTTCAATAGCTGCCTTTCATGAGGATTAGATTTTAAAATCTAATTTCTATAGGCATTTTCATATTTTTAATTTTATTCAAAAATTTATTTTATTTCAATAAATAATCAAAAATTTTATTTATTTCAATAAATGAACTAATGAAAAGTTTGTTAAAAAACACCTAAATTTTTTTATTAATATCTTTAATTTTAGACATTCTTTTAAAAAGACAAGCCTTAAATAAAGAGATTGATTTTTAAAAGAACTTTAATTTTACCTGATATTAAGTATTTGTCTTATGTCGGAAAACGGCTTCCGACTTCCGACATATAGTATTTAGTTTCTAATCATATATAAACCTTTTGGAAAAATGGATAAGAATAAGCAAAATACCAAATTGAGCAAAAATAAACAATTAATCTTAAAAATGAATAAAAAATAGACAATTTAGAAAAATAAGAATAATATTGATTAAGTTAATTAAATAAAAAATAACTAAAATCACCATAATATATAAATACTAATTAATATTAAAATTATAATTGTATTATTGATATACAAGAAATATTAATAAAAAAATAAAATTTTAATTGATTATTGATATGAACAATTTAAAAATAATCAAATAACTAATCAAATATCGATATACAACAAATATTAACTAGAGTATTTTTAAATAAATTAAAATTTATAGGTGGAAACTTGAAATCAGATAAACGGGCTAAATTTGCCATATTCTTCTCAATTGCAATCCTTGCCTTGGGACTGAGCAATATTGCAGCTGTATGGACTGGAGACTTGATAAGCGGTTCACTTCCGGTAATCAATGAAACAGATAAGTTGATTGCCTTGGACAATGACAATTTCTCTCCAGCAAGTTTGAATACAGTTTATGAAGAAAAAAAGGTTGTAGAAGTAGTTAATGACACATCTGATGCAAACGATACTGATTCCACTCCGAACAATGCAGATTCCAATACGGAAAGTGATGATACATCAAATTCAAACAATAATAACAATAATCAAAACAGCAATGGCAACGGCAATCAAAATACAAATCCAAATAACAATGCCGAGCCTAGCTCTGGAGGATCTGCAGGTCAGACAGAAACAGAGGAATAGCTATCAAAAACCATTTAATTAAAGAAATAATTTTAATTAAGAAATACTTCTTTTAATATTTCCTTTTTTATATTTATAAACTTTTCAAACACCCATTACTTTTTTTATAATTTTTAAATCAAAAAAGAGTAAAAAGAGTATGGAAAATTTAATCATTTTAATAATAACGAATAAATTAATTCAGTTAATTAGAATATGGCATGAATAATCACTTATCAAACCATATTCGTTTAACTAAATAACTATGATATAAATCATAATAATACTTAAAAACTTTGTATAAAGGTGAAACAATGGAAGAAAATAAAAAATTCGCTCAAAAGGTAAAAGACATTAGAGAAAGACAACAAATGAGTATTGAAGAACTTGCAGAAAAAAGCGGCGTAAAGCTTGAAGTGCTTCAGGCTATGGAAAACGGTGAAATCATTCCTTCACTCACTCCTCTTACAAAGATGGCAAAGGCCCTTGGAGTAAGGCTTGGAACCTTCCTTGACGATACCGAACAGCTCGGACCTGTAGTTGTAAGGGACGGCAAGATGGAAAACACCTTATACTTCTCAGGAAGGGAAGACGTCGCAAATGCAACAAATCTTGAATTCCACTCATTAGGTGCAGGCAAGCATGACAGGCATATGGATCCGTTCATGATTGACATAGACCATGACGACGAATATGAATTGTCCTCCCACGAAGGTGAAGAGTTCATCTATGTTATGGAAGGAGAGATTGAAGTGGTATATGGCCAAGACAGCATTACATTATCCAAAGGAGACAGCATATACTATGATTCAGTAGTTCCTCATCATTTACATGCAAAGGCTGAAAAGGCTAAAATATTGGCTGTTTTATACACTCCATTCTAGATAAAAAGAAAAGAATAGACAGAATAAAACATTATAATATTAGAATTAGCTTTATTTAAATAAAACAAATCAGAATTAACCTTTATACAAATAAAGTATTGAAAATTACAATAATTCTAAAAATTGAAGAAGGTTAATGATAATACAAATAATATAAAAAAAAAAAAAATTAAAAAAAAAATTTTAAGAAAAAATAATTAAAAAAAATAATTATAATAATTAAAGAAATGTTTAAAATCATTAAATCAATACTCATGGCGGTGAAAATATGAGTGAACTATTTACAGAGCTTCCAATTGGAAAGTTCTTTGAAATGCAAGTGGAAAAGCAACCGGATCACGAATTTATGGTTTATCCAGACAGAAATCTCAGATTTACATATGAACAATTTAACGAAAGGGTGGACAACCTTGCAAAAGGCATGCTCTCAATAGGCATAGAACCGGGAGACCGTGTAGGAATATGGGCAAAGAACGTCCCTGAATGGCTTACATTCATGTTTGCAACAGCTAAGATAGGTGCTGCAATCGTAACCATCAACACTGCATACCAGTCCCACGAGCTTGAATATGTCCTAAAGCAATCTGAAATGAAAGCGATTGCAATGACTGACGGATTCAGAGACACAAGCTATTTCGATATCATCTATGGCCTTGTCCCTGAAATAAAGGAAAGGGAAAGGGGAAACCTTAAAAGCGAAGAGTTCCCTTATCTTGAATACATTATCCATGTAGGTCAGGAAAAGCATAGGGGAATGTACAACACCAATGAACTTTTATTACTTGGAATGAACTATGACAATGATAAGTATCAAGAGATAAAGGATGCAGTTACCCAATATGACGTTATCAACATGCAATATACAAGCGGAACCGAAGGATTCCCTAAAGGAGTAATGCTTACAAGCAGAAACATCCTAAACGACGGCTATTACATTGGAGAAAATATGAACTATACCGAAAAGGACAGGCTTCTCCTCCAGGTACCTCTTTTCCACTGTTTCGGAACCGTGCTTGGGGTAATGGCTGTAATCACCCATGGCTCAACCATGGTTGTCCTTGAGGAATACGACCCTCTCCTTGCAATATCCCCCATCCAAAAGGAGAAATGCACATCAGTCTATGGAGTTCCTACAATGTTTATCGGAATGATGAACCATCCTATGTTTGACATGTTTGACATGTCCTCACTTAGAACAGGAATCATGGCAGGCTCAACATGCCCAGTTGAAACCATGAAAGATGCAATCAACAAGATGAACATGAAGGAAATCACAAGCGTATACGGCCTTACAGAGGCAGGTCCTGGATTTACCCAAACAAATGCTGCAGACTCATTTGAAAAGAAAATCAGCACAGTGGGAAGAAAATTCCCTAATATTGAGGTAAAGATTGTAGACCCTGAAACCGGAGAGGAGCTTGGCCCTGGCGAAACCGGAGAGATTATGTGCAGAGGATTCAATGTAATGAAAGGATACTACAACATGCCGGAAAAGACTGCTGAAACAATCGAGCCAGACGGATGGCTACACTCTGGAGACCTTGCTACAGTGGATGAGGATGGATACTACTCAATTGTAGGAAGAATCAAGGATATGATCATCAGAGGGGGGGAAAACATATACCCAAGAGAGATAGAGGAATATCTATTCACCCACGAATGCGTTCAGGATGTTCAGGTGGCAGGTATCCCTGATGAAAAATACGGAGAGATTGTAGGAGCTTTCATAATAAAAGAGCCTGGATACGATGACATTACCGAAGCAGACATAAGAGACTTCTGCATAGGCAGCATCGCAAGATATAAGGTTCCTAAATATGTCTTCTTTGTTGATGAGTTCCCACTTACAACAAGTGGTAAGATTCAAAAATACAAGTTAGGAGACATTGGATTAAAACTCCTGGAAGAGAGAAGAGAAAGAGGAGAATTATAATTCTTCTCAATTTACTTTTTTTTAAATTAAAGGTGCCAAAAACACCCAAAATATTAAATACACCAAAACACCTTAAATATCAAAATCGTAAAAAAATAGCCAAAAATAAAAAAAAAAGAAATAAGACAGAAAATTAATCTGTTCTATAAGGACCAAAGAATTCTAATTTTTTACTTGCAATCAATGATGCAAAATCACCAGAGTCCTTTAAATCATTTCCATTTAGAAGATTAGAAATAAATGCAGCCATATAACTATCTCCACAGCCAGTGGCATCCACTATATTATCACATTTCACTGAATCTATCTTTATGTTTATGCCCTTAAAATCAGTGATTCTTGACCCTTTGCTTCCGTTTGTAATGATAAAAATAGTGTTGGTTTTTTCATCAAAACCAATGTCTTGAATTTCAATTTTAGAATCAGACTTATCTTCATCACTGACAATCTTTAATTCCTTTTCATCTAAAAAGATCGCTTCAGCAATATTAAAAATATAATCCAAATCTTCATATGACTTTAAAACCATGGAATTATCTTTATCCTTGAATCTCAAAAATCCCTGAAGGGATATAAATATAGGCAAATTAAAACTGTTTAAATACTCTAGAGTTTCTAAAGGAATGTCATTGCTGTTTAAAGGATTTATGACAAAGGCATCGATATTATCCTCATTCAATCCCAAATTGTTAAAAATAGCTTTTAAATCATCAGCCAGAATTGGAATGTCTGCAAAATTAGTGGATTGCTTTCTAATATCTCGATTGTCCTTATCTGGATATTCATTGATAAAATAATGGGTATCGTCCTTTAAAATGAGTTCTGTTTTAGACATATCTGGAAATTCATTAATCAAATCAGTGTTTTGAGCATTTACAATAGCAATGTAGTCATCATAAAACTCCTCATAGACAAAGCTTTGAAAATAGCTTGCACCTCCTATCCTAGAGCTCTTCTCATTGCCTATTATAATCAAATCCTCACATGCAGGACCTATCAAAACAAGTGTCATATCAATCAATCCCAATCATCTTAAATATCTAAATCAGTTAAAATAAGTTTCTTTTTAAAAATATATAAACTTAGTGAAACATAGATTATATTATTCAAAAGCCAATCATTTATAATAAAAATGATTAAGAACTAAAGAAATCTAAATCTAAAAAAAGATAAGGAAATAACATAGATATAAACTAAAGAAATCCTAAATGTAAAAAAAATATAAGGAAATAGACATGAACATCTTAAATCTGCCACTTAATATCCTCATAGGAAATGGAATCTCATTCTTTGCCTCAATTGCACTTATCCTAAGCTGTGTAGTCAATGACAAGAGAGAGGCCTATAAATATCAGGTCATTGAAGCCCTTATCCTAACGGTTTCATCAGCCTTCTTCCTCTCATGGACTGGCATACTTACAATGCTCATTGCAGCGGCAAGAAACTATCTTGTCATGAATGAGAGATTAAGCTCCAGATTGGCCATAATCTTTATCATAATAACACTGATCATATGTCCCCTAATTAATACAATGGGCCTTATCGGACTTCTTCCTATGATTGGAATAATACAGCTTACAATCTGCAACTATTATCTTAAGACAATCAAATGGATAAAGGTGGCATTCATTGTAAATGTATTGATATATGCTGTTTACTTCATTGGAATCTATGACCTTGTATCATGTGCAACCCAAGTGATTACAGCAATAATCGGATTCATATCTTTAGTAAAGCTAATCAAGGATGAAAAAGAGGGCAATATAGACTCTCAGCCCAATAATTAAAAGAGAGCAATATATATTCTCAACCCAATAATTAAAAGAGAGCAATATATATTCTCAACCCAATAATTAAAAGAGGGCAAATAGATTCTCAGCCCAATAATTAAAAGAGGGCAAATAGATTCTCAGCCCAATAATTAAAAGAGGGCAAATAGATTCTCAGCCCAATAATTAAGATTTAAAAAAATAGAAATACCTTTGAGATTCAAAAATCCAAAGGCTAAAGAATCTAAAATCCCAATAATTAAAAAACTATTTAAGCAATTAAAAAAAGAATATTTTTATAACTTAATTAATTATTTAATCTAAACTAAAATTAAGAATATCTTTCAATTGAAATGAAATAAAGATAATAACTAAAATAAATTAATATAAAACTTGTGCGTGATCTTAATGTCTGATGATGAATTATATAGAAGAGCTGAAAGAAAAGTGGATGAAAAAATTGGATTTTATAAGCATTTATATAGCTATATTGGTGTAAACATACTTCTTTTTGCCATAAATGCAATCACATCCTTCGGCAAATGGTGGTTCTATTGGGTAACTATCTTTTGGGGAATAGGCATTGTAATTCACTTTTTAAAAACATTTGTCTTGACTGGAAAACTTGAAGACAACCGAGAGGAAATGATTCAAAAGGAAATGGAAAAGATGAAAAAATAATTCATTTCTTTTTAAAAGTCTTCATCAATTCCTTTTTTTAAATTTTTATCTTACTCCTTTTTATCATTTAGATATAAAAAATTACTCTTTTTTATCTTTGAAATATTAAAATATACTTTTTTTCTTTTATTTAATTAAAATATAAATCAACCTATTCCTCATCAGTGAAATATTTTCTAAAAATATATGCAAGTATGGAACCTGCAAAGTTTTGCCATACTGAATACAAGGCTCCTGGAACAGTTGCAAGGGACAATGCTGGAAAGTGAGTCTTTGCAAGGCTTGTAGACAATCCTGAGTTCTGGAAGGCAAGCTCTATTGCTATGGTCACCATCTGCTTTCTTTTCATTCCAGAGAGATATCCTATCACAAATCCTAAAAGCATGGCTATGAAGTATTGCACCACGATCGCTGCAATTATCACCACAGATGAGCCAAGAATGGCCTGTTTATTTGCACCTATCACACCTGCAACGATTATTGCAATCACAAGAGAGGACACTGCAGGCAGATAATCCTTAAGCTCCTCACAGAAGTCTGGAAACTTGTAATTCAAGAGCAATCCAATAGCTATTGGAAGAATTACAATCTGAACAATTGAAATGAACATATCCACAGGATTGAATGCAATATTGTTTCCAATAAGAATCAGAGTGATTAAAGGGGTAAGAATCGGTGATATGACTGTAGAGACTGCAGTAAGGGATACTGAAAGTGCAAGATCCCCCTTTGCAAGGAATGTGATAACAT
Encoded here:
- a CDS encoding bile acid:sodium symporter family protein — encoded protein: MKRLFKLVEKYFFIIIIIAVAIAVVFPGSFDWVMGEFMGINIINILLGIILFGMGTTLKIENFVNVFKRPKEILLGVGAQYIIMPLVAIGVASLFGLNEALTVGLVLVGTVPGGTASDVITFLAKGDLALSVSLTAVSTVISPILTPLITLILIGNNIAFNPVDMFISIVQIVILPIAIGLLLNYKFPDFCEELKDYLPAVSSLVIAIIVAGVIGANKQAILGSSVVIIAAIVVQYFIAMLLGFVIGYLSGMKRKQMVTIAIELAFQNSGLSTSLAKTHFPALSLATVPGALYSVWQNFAGSILAYIFRKYFTDEE
- a CDS encoding 2TM domain-containing protein, yielding MSDDELYRRAERKVDEKIGFYKHLYSYIGVNILLFAINAITSFGKWWFYWVTIFWGIGIVIHFLKTFVLTGKLEDNREEMIQKEMEKMKK
- a CDS encoding YgjV family protein, which translates into the protein MNILNLPLNILIGNGISFFASIALILSCVVNDKREAYKYQVIEALILTVSSAFFLSWTGILTMLIAAARNYLVMNERLSSRLAIIFIIITLIICPLINTMGLIGLLPMIGIIQLTICNYYLKTIKWIKVAFIVNVLIYAVYFIGIYDLVSCATQVITAIIGFISLVKLIKDEKEGNIDSQPNN
- a CDS encoding PfkB family carbohydrate kinase, which codes for MTLVLIGPACEDLIIIGNEKSSRIGGASYFQSFVYEEFYDDYIAIVNAQNTDLINEFPDMSKTELILKDDTHYFINEYPDKDNRDIRKQSTNFADIPILADDLKAIFNNLGLNEDNIDAFVINPLNSNDIPLETLEYLNSFNLPIFISLQGFLRFKDKDNSMVLKSYEDLDYIFNIAEAIFLDEKELKIVSDEDKSDSKIEIQDIGFDEKTNTIFIITNGSKGSRITDFKGINIKIDSVKCDNIVDATGCGDSYMAAFISNLLNGNDLKDSGDFASLIASKKLEFFGPYRTD
- a CDS encoding AMP-binding protein — translated: MSELFTELPIGKFFEMQVEKQPDHEFMVYPDRNLRFTYEQFNERVDNLAKGMLSIGIEPGDRVGIWAKNVPEWLTFMFATAKIGAAIVTINTAYQSHELEYVLKQSEMKAIAMTDGFRDTSYFDIIYGLVPEIKERERGNLKSEEFPYLEYIIHVGQEKHRGMYNTNELLLLGMNYDNDKYQEIKDAVTQYDVINMQYTSGTEGFPKGVMLTSRNILNDGYYIGENMNYTEKDRLLLQVPLFHCFGTVLGVMAVITHGSTMVVLEEYDPLLAISPIQKEKCTSVYGVPTMFIGMMNHPMFDMFDMSSLRTGIMAGSTCPVETMKDAINKMNMKEITSVYGLTEAGPGFTQTNAADSFEKKISTVGRKFPNIEVKIVDPETGEELGPGETGEIMCRGFNVMKGYYNMPEKTAETIEPDGWLHSGDLATVDEDGYYSIVGRIKDMIIRGGENIYPREIEEYLFTHECVQDVQVAGIPDEKYGEIVGAFIIKEPGYDDITEADIRDFCIGSIARYKVPKYVFFVDEFPLTTSGKIQKYKLGDIGLKLLEERRERGEL
- a CDS encoding helix-turn-helix domain-containing protein, producing MEENKKFAQKVKDIRERQQMSIEELAEKSGVKLEVLQAMENGEIIPSLTPLTKMAKALGVRLGTFLDDTEQLGPVVVRDGKMENTLYFSGREDVANATNLEFHSLGAGKHDRHMDPFMIDIDHDDEYELSSHEGEEFIYVMEGEIEVVYGQDSITLSKGDSIYYDSVVPHHLHAKAEKAKILAVLYTPF